From Bacillus oleivorans, the proteins below share one genomic window:
- a CDS encoding enoyl-CoA hydratase/isomerase family protein gives MSDYQYIEVSVEDGIGHVSLNRPKVLNALNRTMIREIVTVFDDFDQREDVKVIVLTGKGRAFAAGADIDEMADDDAIRMELLNQFKDWDRMNMIKKPIIGAVQGFALGGGFELALSCDLLFAAEDAKFGFPEINIGVMPGAGGTQRLTRLMGKTKALEWLWSGEMMPGKEALQYGVVNRLIAPELLNEQTFQFARNVASKPALSVRLIKEAVEKAEDYTLAEGMQFERKNFYLLFASEDQKEGMKAFQEKRKPSFKGR, from the coding sequence ATGTCTGACTATCAATATATTGAAGTTTCCGTTGAAGACGGTATTGGTCATGTCTCCTTAAATCGGCCTAAAGTATTAAATGCACTAAACCGTACGATGATTCGTGAAATAGTAACCGTATTTGACGATTTCGATCAGCGGGAGGATGTAAAAGTCATCGTTTTAACCGGAAAAGGCAGGGCCTTTGCGGCTGGTGCGGATATTGACGAAATGGCCGATGATGATGCCATTCGAATGGAGCTTTTGAACCAATTTAAAGATTGGGACAGAATGAATATGATTAAAAAACCGATAATCGGGGCAGTTCAAGGCTTTGCTTTAGGCGGCGGGTTCGAGCTGGCATTGAGCTGCGATCTGCTATTTGCTGCAGAGGATGCAAAGTTTGGATTTCCCGAAATCAACATTGGCGTTATGCCGGGGGCAGGAGGAACCCAGCGCTTAACACGGTTAATGGGAAAGACAAAAGCATTAGAGTGGCTTTGGTCAGGAGAAATGATGCCGGGGAAGGAAGCTCTCCAATATGGGGTTGTCAATCGCCTGATTGCACCCGAGCTCTTAAATGAGCAAACATTTCAGTTTGCTAGAAATGTAGCCTCCAAACCAGCATTATCTGTTCGCCTCATTAAAGAAGCCGTTGAGAAGGCAGAAGATTATACATTAGCAGAAGGAATGCAGTTTGAAAGAAAGAACTTCTATCTGTTATTTGCTTCAGAGGATCAAAAGGAAGGAATGAAAGCCTTTCAGGAAAAAAGAAAGCCATCCTTTAAAGGAAGATAG
- a CDS encoding EthD family reductase produces MYKVIVLYKKPENPAEFDEYYFNTHIPITKKIPGLQNIKVTKLKGEHEYHLMCEMYYENKEAFKAASQTEESKASLKDASKFAGHLATFMFGEEENV; encoded by the coding sequence ATGTACAAAGTAATCGTATTGTACAAAAAGCCAGAAAACCCGGCAGAATTTGATGAGTATTACTTTAACACACATATTCCGATTACTAAGAAAATCCCTGGTCTGCAAAACATTAAAGTCACGAAGCTTAAAGGCGAGCATGAGTATCACTTAATGTGTGAAATGTATTATGAAAATAAAGAAGCATTTAAAGCAGCTTCACAAACAGAAGAGTCAAAAGCATCATTGAAAGATGCCAGTAAGTTTGCCGGACATTTAGCAACCTTTATGTTCGGGGAAGAAGAAAATGTCTGA
- the paaD gene encoding 1,2-phenylacetyl-CoA epoxidase subunit PaaD, whose product MKLQSELHKKVLEVLHNVKDPEIDSVSVIDLGMIERVEVENDKVLIEALPTFVGCPALDIIRNNITKAIYQIPQIEHVEVRFIYDPPWTSDRVTELGRERLKEFGIAPPPKYLEKDGIWKVDCPYCGSSYTTMENLFGPTACRSILYCKACKNPFEAMKPVSTMM is encoded by the coding sequence ATGAAACTCCAATCAGAGCTTCATAAAAAAGTTTTAGAGGTTCTTCATAATGTAAAGGATCCTGAAATAGATTCTGTTAGTGTAATAGATTTGGGGATGATTGAACGGGTCGAGGTGGAGAACGACAAGGTGCTGATAGAGGCACTGCCAACATTTGTTGGATGTCCTGCACTGGATATTATTCGAAATAATATAACAAAGGCGATCTATCAGATTCCACAGATTGAACATGTTGAAGTACGCTTCATTTATGATCCTCCTTGGACATCCGATCGTGTCACAGAACTGGGGAGGGAGCGCTTAAAAGAATTTGGAATTGCTCCTCCTCCCAAATACTTAGAAAAGGATGGAATCTGGAAAGTGGATTGCCCTTATTGCGGGTCATCTTATACCACAATGGAAAACCTCTTTGGTCCAACCGCATGCAGAAGTATTTTATACTGCAAAGCATGCAAAAACCCGTTCGAAGCTATGAAACCAGTATCTACAATGATGTAG
- a CDS encoding phenylacetate--CoA ligase family protein: MILHEVEKSDRSHIEEGQLEGLKRTIKTVYENVPFYKKAFDKSGVTHEDIKDLTDIRKLPFTVKKDLRDHYPFGLFAVNRKNLVRVHASSGTSGKPTVVGYTENDISSWADLIARAITIAGGKPGDMLHNAYGYGLFTGGLGLHHGGERLKVTVVPASGGNTDRQIQLIEDFEPELLACTPSYALNIAERMQELGKDPRKTSLKYGIFGAEPWSEEMRKRLEDLLGIKACDIYGLSEIMGPGVAMECHEAQDGLHIADDHFLVEVINPETLEPVKEGEQGELVFTSLKKEGFPIIRYRTGDIASITTEKCKCGRTTTRMSRIKGRIDDMIIIRGVNVFPSEVEHHLIGFAELVPHYQLHLKNDGKLDRVLLHVEVKESLYQEWDGKLDSPGALELIEKLKHTIKTFCLVNMDVILTEPKGIPRSEGKAVRVVDHRKKDKVLQK; the protein is encoded by the coding sequence ATGATACTTCATGAAGTGGAAAAGTCAGATCGGTCGCATATTGAAGAAGGTCAGCTGGAGGGATTAAAAAGAACGATCAAAACGGTGTACGAGAATGTACCTTTTTACAAGAAAGCTTTTGATAAGTCTGGAGTAACGCATGAGGACATAAAGGATTTAACAGACATAAGAAAACTGCCGTTTACAGTGAAAAAAGATTTACGAGACCACTATCCATTCGGACTATTTGCGGTTAATCGGAAAAATTTGGTCCGGGTTCATGCTTCATCCGGAACGAGCGGAAAACCAACAGTAGTAGGGTATACAGAAAATGATATCTCGAGTTGGGCTGATTTAATTGCACGCGCAATTACGATTGCAGGCGGCAAACCGGGAGATATGCTACATAATGCGTATGGTTATGGTTTATTTACAGGCGGTTTAGGGCTTCATCACGGTGGAGAGCGGCTAAAAGTGACTGTTGTTCCTGCCTCTGGGGGAAATACGGATCGGCAAATTCAACTCATTGAAGATTTTGAGCCTGAGCTTCTGGCCTGCACACCTTCCTATGCGCTGAATATTGCAGAAAGAATGCAAGAATTAGGCAAGGATCCGCGAAAGACATCATTAAAATACGGAATTTTTGGTGCCGAACCATGGTCAGAAGAAATGAGGAAGAGGCTGGAAGATCTATTAGGCATTAAAGCGTGCGATATCTATGGACTTAGTGAAATTATGGGCCCAGGTGTCGCGATGGAGTGTCATGAGGCTCAAGATGGACTGCATATTGCAGATGATCACTTTTTAGTTGAAGTTATCAATCCGGAAACCTTAGAACCAGTAAAAGAAGGAGAGCAAGGGGAGCTGGTATTTACAAGCTTAAAGAAAGAAGGGTTCCCGATAATTCGCTACCGAACAGGGGATATTGCTTCGATTACAACTGAAAAATGTAAATGCGGAAGAACGACAACAAGAATGTCACGGATCAAGGGCCGGATTGACGATATGATTATTATCCGCGGCGTCAATGTGTTTCCTTCAGAAGTAGAACATCATTTGATTGGTTTTGCTGAATTAGTTCCTCATTATCAGCTGCACCTTAAAAATGATGGAAAATTGGATCGAGTTTTATTACATGTTGAAGTAAAGGAAAGTCTGTATCAAGAATGGGATGGAAAGCTTGATTCACCAGGTGCCCTGGAACTGATTGAAAAACTCAAGCACACCATCAAAACCTTTTGTTTAGTGAATATGGATGTCATTCTAACTGAACCAAAGGGAATTCCAAGATCAGAGGGGAAAGCCGTCAGAGTTGTTGATCACCGCAAGAAAGATAAAGTTTTGCAAAAATAA
- a CDS encoding aldo/keto reductase family protein: MKFRKLGRTGLKVSEISLGSWLTYGSTVATDQSEKIIDTAYETGINFFDTANVYERGEAEIVVGKALKKYPRESYVLATKVFWPMGEGVNDRGLSRKHVYEQANASLKRLGLDYIDIYYCHRYDPETPIDETLRTIDDLVRQGKVLYVGVSEWTASQISEALRTSDKYLLDRIVVHQPAYNMFHRRIEAEVIPYSEQQGISQVVFSPLAQGLLTGKYKLGQPLPENSRATNEKINRSMQSLLKEENLVKVGKLDEVAKGLNISLSQLALAWILRQPNVASALIGATKPEHVLENVKAIDVTLSEDVLEEIEHILA, encoded by the coding sequence ATGAAATTTCGCAAGCTTGGAAGAACCGGCCTAAAGGTGAGTGAAATCAGTTTAGGAAGCTGGTTAACGTATGGAAGTACTGTCGCTACTGACCAGTCTGAAAAAATCATTGATACCGCCTATGAGACTGGAATTAACTTCTTTGATACCGCTAATGTATATGAACGCGGAGAAGCTGAAATAGTAGTAGGGAAGGCTTTAAAGAAGTACCCAAGAGAATCTTATGTTCTTGCGACTAAAGTGTTTTGGCCAATGGGAGAAGGCGTCAATGATCGGGGGCTATCCCGCAAGCACGTTTATGAACAGGCAAATGCCAGCCTAAAACGGCTGGGCTTAGATTACATAGACATTTATTACTGCCACCGCTATGATCCGGAAACTCCAATTGATGAAACCCTTCGTACGATTGATGACTTAGTAAGACAAGGTAAGGTATTGTATGTAGGAGTCAGTGAATGGACGGCTTCTCAAATTTCTGAAGCGCTTCGTACATCAGACAAGTATTTACTTGATCGTATTGTTGTTCACCAGCCAGCATATAACATGTTCCACCGCCGCATTGAAGCAGAAGTGATTCCTTATAGTGAGCAGCAAGGAATTAGTCAAGTTGTGTTTTCTCCTCTGGCTCAAGGACTATTGACTGGAAAGTATAAGCTAGGTCAGCCGCTCCCTGAAAATAGCCGTGCAACGAATGAGAAAATTAACCGTTCGATGCAAAGTCTGCTAAAAGAAGAAAATTTAGTGAAGGTCGGAAAACTTGATGAGGTAGCGAAAGGCTTAAACATCAGCTTATCTCAATTAGCACTGGCTTGGATTCTGCGTCAGCCAAATGTTGCGAGTGCTTTAATCGGGGCGACTAAACCAGAACATGTCCTAGAAAACGTGAAAGCCATAGATGTTACGTTGTCTGAAGATGTACTTGAAGAAATAGAACATATTCTGGCATAA
- the paaB gene encoding 1,2-phenylacetyl-CoA epoxidase subunit PaaB, whose amino-acid sequence MADKSTEGFYEVFEVFSKRNEKTDMQYQFSLLAPNHEMALAMAQENFMRREPVIDIWVIKRSDIRKMTEEEKETLKRIDNKDYRLTKGYGYLKKKWREYEQGVLDENEILSWGEDKDATDRKRTTS is encoded by the coding sequence ATGGCTGACAAGAGTACAGAAGGCTTCTATGAGGTTTTTGAAGTATTTAGTAAGAGAAATGAAAAAACAGATATGCAATATCAGTTTAGTTTGCTCGCGCCTAACCATGAAATGGCGCTGGCAATGGCGCAGGAGAATTTTATGCGGCGGGAGCCTGTTATAGATATTTGGGTGATAAAGCGTTCAGATATTAGAAAAATGACAGAAGAAGAAAAAGAAACATTAAAGCGAATCGATAATAAGGATTACCGCCTGACGAAAGGCTACGGCTATTTAAAAAAGAAATGGCGTGAATACGAGCAAGGTGTATTAGATGAGAACGAAATACTGTCATGGGGTGAGGATAAAGATGCAACTGATCGAAAACGGACAACAAGCTAA
- the paaC gene encoding 1,2-phenylacetyl-CoA epoxidase subunit PaaC: MQLIENGQQAKENQAYYKALAELLYQLADDDFLLAHRGSEWLGLAPHIEEDVAFSSISQDTMGHAAMYYQLLEELGEGDADYLAHGRKASERKNAILLELKNGTGTYLEEPRYDWAFTVVRNYFYDTYKKIKLDSLKSSSYVPLRNAAVKISMEQYYHIMHWSTWFKQLTLAKGEARERMKQAIGRVWDEFQGVLTLGVQADEMAHFHLIDREEKLTAAWISYIIPIFSEVKIDFPGSCGMKLGNGREGIHTKDLEEAIDTLSVVYASDTNAVW, from the coding sequence ATGCAACTGATCGAAAACGGACAACAAGCTAAAGAAAATCAGGCCTATTATAAAGCCCTGGCTGAACTTTTATATCAGCTGGCAGATGATGATTTTCTTTTGGCGCATAGAGGGTCTGAATGGTTAGGGCTGGCCCCTCATATTGAGGAAGATGTTGCTTTCTCCTCTATCAGTCAGGATACGATGGGCCATGCAGCCATGTACTACCAGCTCCTTGAAGAGCTTGGTGAAGGAGATGCGGATTACTTAGCTCATGGCAGAAAAGCTTCAGAAAGAAAAAACGCCATTCTTTTAGAATTAAAAAACGGTACAGGAACCTATTTAGAGGAACCAAGGTACGACTGGGCTTTTACCGTTGTTCGAAACTATTTTTACGATACGTATAAAAAGATAAAACTAGATTCCCTGAAAAGTTCAAGTTACGTACCGCTTCGAAATGCAGCTGTTAAAATCAGCATGGAGCAATATTATCACATTATGCACTGGTCTACCTGGTTTAAACAGCTTACGCTTGCCAAGGGGGAAGCGCGAGAAAGGATGAAGCAAGCAATCGGCCGCGTGTGGGACGAATTTCAAGGAGTTCTCACATTGGGTGTTCAAGCTGATGAGATGGCACATTTTCATCTGATTGATCGTGAAGAAAAGCTTACAGCAGCTTGGATATCTTATATAATACCGATTTTTTCAGAAGTTAAGATTGATTTTCCGGGTTCATGTGGAATGAAGCTGGGAAATGGGCGCGAAGGAATCCATACAAAAGATTTAGAGGAAGCGATTGATACTCTTAGTGTCGTTTATGCCTCTGATACGAACGCTGTTTGGTAG
- the paaA gene encoding 1,2-phenylacetyl-CoA epoxidase subunit PaaA, with protein MTIPSSFSSMTEEEKYQRFMERIEAGEKIEADDWMPDDYRMALIKLISMHGISEIMGALPEKEWVPKAPSLRRKLGIMAKVQDEMGHGQLLLRVAEDLMNPLGKNRENIMQDLFSGDLKFHNVFHMEARSWGDAGLIGWLVDGAAIISQTNMLNASYGPYARALQRICAEEVFHAAHGESIILALAEGTEEQKAMIQDAIDRWWPALLMFFGPATAETTGSSKQDITIKYKIRKKTNEELRQQFFDKYIPRMLALGLRLPDPTMYYDKDQEKWVYQQPDWNEFKQIIKNEGPKSKTRLRLREIAYENNSWVREALKPESVAI; from the coding sequence ATGACGATTCCTTCATCGTTCTCTTCCATGACAGAAGAGGAAAAGTATCAGCGTTTTATGGAGCGGATTGAAGCTGGTGAAAAAATAGAAGCAGATGACTGGATGCCAGACGATTATCGAATGGCATTGATTAAGTTAATCTCGATGCACGGCATCAGCGAGATTATGGGAGCATTGCCTGAAAAGGAATGGGTTCCTAAAGCGCCAAGTCTTAGAAGAAAACTGGGGATTATGGCAAAGGTTCAGGATGAAATGGGTCACGGACAATTACTTTTACGTGTGGCCGAAGATTTGATGAATCCTTTAGGCAAAAACCGTGAAAATATTATGCAGGATCTATTTTCAGGAGATTTAAAGTTTCATAATGTATTCCACATGGAAGCGCGCTCCTGGGGAGATGCCGGGTTAATCGGATGGCTTGTTGATGGAGCGGCTATTATCTCACAGACGAATATGCTGAATGCAAGTTATGGACCATATGCCCGTGCGCTTCAGCGAATTTGTGCAGAAGAAGTGTTCCATGCTGCCCATGGAGAATCTATTATTCTCGCATTAGCTGAGGGTACTGAAGAGCAAAAAGCGATGATTCAGGATGCAATCGACCGCTGGTGGCCAGCCTTACTTATGTTTTTTGGCCCAGCCACTGCAGAAACAACAGGTTCATCAAAGCAGGATATTACAATCAAGTATAAAATTCGCAAGAAAACAAATGAAGAGCTAAGACAGCAATTTTTTGATAAATACATTCCAAGAATGCTCGCTCTTGGGCTCAGACTGCCTGATCCAACGATGTATTATGACAAAGATCAAGAAAAGTGGGTATATCAGCAGCCTGATTGGAATGAATTCAAGCAAATTATTAAAAATGAAGGACCAAAGTCAAAAACAAGACTCCGACTTAGAGAAATTGCATACGAAAATAACAGCTGGGTCCGAGAGGCTCTTAAGCCAGAAAGTGTAGCCATTTAG
- a CDS encoding enoyl-CoA hydratase-related protein has protein sequence MFETIQLEERENVLWLTLNRPDKLNAFNEQMNREVMKAIKEAGKNPEIRAVVITGAGRAFCSGQDLSDVRADSDFGEILRTRYNPMIQAIAGLEKPVIAAINGVAAGAGMSLALACDFRIASEKASFVEAFIHVGLVPDSGNLYYLPRIVGLAKAIELAVLGEKISAEQAKEFGLVTEVASHEGFEQTVEAFAIRLAQMPTKAIGLIKRYLQVSFDETLDGMLEKEAYAQQIAGHSSDHKEGVQAFLEKRKPVFSGK, from the coding sequence TTGTTTGAAACGATTCAATTAGAAGAAAGAGAAAACGTCCTCTGGCTTACTCTTAATCGTCCTGACAAATTGAACGCTTTTAATGAACAAATGAACAGAGAGGTTATGAAGGCTATTAAGGAAGCTGGGAAAAATCCGGAAATAAGAGCAGTGGTTATCACTGGAGCCGGCAGAGCCTTCTGTTCGGGGCAAGACTTAAGTGATGTCCGGGCTGATTCCGATTTTGGCGAGATCTTAAGAACTCGCTATAATCCAATGATTCAAGCGATTGCCGGACTTGAAAAGCCAGTTATAGCTGCCATTAATGGTGTAGCGGCTGGAGCGGGTATGAGTTTAGCTCTTGCATGTGATTTTCGGATTGCGTCGGAGAAAGCAAGTTTCGTAGAAGCTTTTATCCATGTCGGTCTAGTTCCAGACTCAGGTAACCTATATTACCTGCCTCGCATTGTTGGACTTGCTAAAGCAATTGAGCTTGCGGTGTTAGGTGAAAAAATCAGTGCTGAACAAGCAAAAGAATTTGGTCTTGTCACTGAAGTGGCTTCCCATGAGGGTTTCGAACAAACCGTAGAAGCATTTGCAATCAGACTCGCACAAATGCCAACAAAAGCAATCGGTTTAATTAAACGATATCTGCAAGTGAGCTTTGATGAAACACTAGACGGAATGTTAGAAAAGGAAGCGTACGCTCAACAAATTGCTGGTCATTCATCAGACCACAAAGAAGGAGTGCAAGCTTTTCTAGAAAAAAGGAAGCCTGTGTTTAGCGGGAAATAA